Below is a genomic region from Brassica oleracea var. oleracea cultivar TO1000 chromosome C9, BOL, whole genome shotgun sequence.
TTTGAACATTACATCTTCTACCATTCCTATATCTCTATCTCTAATACTAAAACATGATTTTTTTTCTTACATTTACACTATTAGTTTGAAAATTTGATTAAAATACCATTAATTAGATATCCTTTTAAAAAATATATATATATATCATAACATTTGGGTTTAAGGTTTAACGATTATTGTTTAAAAATTAATATTTATTAGGTGGACTTGGTTTATAAACTTTAATTAATATTTCTTAAACATTTATAAATAATTTAGTAGGATCAGTTTAATCATTTTTCATCAAAAATTGTAAGTAGTTATCATAGTTATTTTTTAAAACTTGTATTAAATTTGTGGTAAAATTAGAAATCTCCCCTTGTTGTGGACAAATTCTAATGTAAAACTTTGTTCTTAATAGTTTCCATGGATCTGAAAGAGTAATCTATCCACTAATATTTGGGTCAATCTTGTCAAACCGGTAAGCGACATAACCGAGATATCCCAAAGGAGAAGCATTCTAATAAATGCGTTCACACTAAACTGGACACATGTCACGTGTAGAAGGATTGTAATAAATGTGTTCGCACTAAAATGGACACATGTCACATGTACATATAGAGAGCTTCTCAGCCAAACTCTACATAATATGTTCACACTATGTATTTTACGTTTTTTTAATATAAAACTCACATGCATGGCTCTTCTTTACGTTATTTTTACTTTTTACGAATAGAGCTGGACAAATTATTCATAAATTTTGATTTGATTCGTTATCCGTTTTGATTCGAACCTGGAAAATCTGGATATCTGTTACTCTGCGAAGCAAATCAAATATTAAAATGCAATATCCGTAAAAAAAATAAATCACAAATATCAATATTATAGGAAAGAATATCCAATTTGATCCGTTATATGCATAGATATACATATATTTAAAGAATTATATATAAGTTATATATTATAGTTTATATAAATTTTACAATATTTTTTTTTAAATAATTTCATTTTAAGAAATTTATTTTTCATGTATTATTTTGAAAAAATGTCATTTAATATTAATTAACAATATCTTTATATATTTATCAACCATCTTTATATACTTTTACATACACATACATGTGCACATTGACGTGAAAACCTTATAACTAAGTATTTACCACAACTGAAATATCTAATTTTTTTGGAAGTTAAAATATTCTTTTTCTTAATGTTTCTTTCACCATCGACCAAATTGTAGTAAAATGATTTGTCTTAATAATTTTTTTTTTTTTTTTTTAACTATTACCTGGTTAGAAACTATAATATGAAACTATTGGTTCGACATCACGACTATCTAAGATTCATAACATGAAACAAACAAATAATAGTAATTTTTGATTATCACAGGAAAAAAAACCAAAAAATATTAAACATTTTAACCAAACAAATCAAATAAATATTGATTTAAAATGATAGTTATATTTTAGGAGATTAAAAACAAAAAAAACAACTTAAAACCGAACCGATGTCTAGATTAATCAGATTAATGTCTCTTTATTAAAAAATAACGAAACTAATAATCACATTCTGCACAAAACATAGATTATTACCTAGTACACAATAATAAACAGAGCAAAGCTTGTCTTAACAATCAGGGGATTTTGAATCAGACCGCTCTGTTTCCATATTTTGTTTAAATATAAGCTAAATATATATATAGAAAAATTAACCCATCACAGGAACATTCTAAAGAAAGCCCGAAACATTGTTCCAACAACATATTTATTTGATTGTGTATATCTTGAACTCTTGATAAACCTAGTTGTAACAAAAATAAAGAAAGATAGAACGTAGTACATAAAAAAAACATAGGCTAAGGCCTTTATTATTCACAAACAAGCAGCTTAAAGCCATTAAAAGAAAGTCATTGATATATGGCTGATTTTTGATTACTCTAGTTGTCTCTTGGAAATAACCGTTGTTGGGTTTGGTCAGATGGATCACTCCTATCGTTTTGTTGGTTCAGAGTTGCAAAGAAATCACTCCGAAGCTGCTGTTGTCGTTGTTGGCGGCTACGTCTGGAACTCAGTGGCCACACAAATGAATCTCCACTCTGTGAACAAAACAACAAGCAAGCGTTACTTGTATGCCAAGTCATCCACACCCTAAGAGATATTTGTTTGGGTTTCACCTGATGCTGCTGAAGCGATGAGAAGTGGTTCCTTGAGAGACCACCTTCATAGCCAAACCTCGAGTCTGCTGCAATGTTATCAGTCGACGTGCCAAAGAGGTTAACAGAACCGTAAGCATAGGGAGCAATAGAGACAGCTGAGTACTGAGGCATGTTGTAGCTGTCATTCTGTTCTGGTAGCCCGTACGGAAAGGTGATCACATTACCATTATGCGCCATGTTACTACCACCTTGTTGCTGAAACGCTGCTGCTGATGGTGGCATGTTGTAGCTCTCGTTCTGATTTGGTGGCGAGTAAGGAGAGTTCGTGATATTACCATACTGCCCTGAAGGAACCTGACGCTGAGAGTAATGTGGGTTCCTCTGTGTCTGTGGTACAAACTCAGTAGATGTTATCAATGCCTGCGCCAAAATGGAAATCAAAACTCAAAGTATATATGAATCAAAGGATGAAAAAAGAATAACGCTTTATTAGAAAAAGACTTTACCTTGGTCATGGAAACAGATGGCCTACGACCATGTGAAGATGCAGTAGTAGTAATGCTTTGTCTTGTAGGCATTGGCTGATTCAAAGAAGAAGCTGAGTATCCAGGATCCAGTTCACTTGTGTGTCTTTGTCGATGCTATAACATATGGAAGACACAAGCTTTATATATAAAGATCTTGATTTCAGCTATATATATAAAGAGACATTAAGAGAAGCCATTTTGATCTCTCACCATAGCGTTCTGCCTCTGAAGACTTTGTTTAGGAGGAGCTTGCGCCGGATTAATCACAGGTTTCCTAATGTCAAATGTGAAATCAGAAGCATGCTCATGAGCCTGTTCTGCTTTAAGATGGTCTAAGGAGGAGGAATCTCTGTGAAAAGAAAACATTTAAGATATGATTAATAGAGAATATATAAAATGGAGAGAGAGAGGTAGAGGTAGAGAAGCAGATTTACATTTTGGTCATGCACTGTTTGAGAGACGCATACTCTTTTGAGTCATCATTCTCTAGAGAGAGTAGAGAGAGTTGATATCTTACAACATCATAGTCACTAGATGAGTAATCGATTGGATTAGTAACTTCTTCATCATCAGGCAACTTGTACTTGGATGCCATATCAGAAGATGGCACGGACAAGGAAGACACTGCTTCACCCGAACTTACAGACACATTCCTCGGTTCTAGATTTGCTAGATCACTGCAAAAACAACAAGGAGTGTTAATTAACAAACGATGAAGATGAATCAACTGTCAAGAGAAGAAGAAGAAAAGAAGGAACCTCTTCGTATATGCAACAAGGACATTATAAGTAGCAGATAAACCAGCCAATTGATGATTACTGGTTCCTTGCTCATTACTCGTCTCTGAACCAAACACGGCGTTGATAAAGTTTTATAGACTTTTTCTGTAAGATACAGAACCAAAAAGATAAGTCTCGTTACCATCTGAGTTAAGCTTGTTCTCACCATCTTGACCAACACCTTTCTTCTCGCTCTCATCAACTTCATCTGGAAACAGGTATGGAAGCAACATAATCAGAAATCAACTTGATGGACAAGGAATTGTACAAGAAAGAAGTAAAAGAAACAACACAGACGAAGAAGAAACAAGTGATCCTAAGGGCGTTGCTTTCATCTTCGGTTCACTTGAGCGCTTAAAACCCAGAAAGAAAGAAAGAAAGAAAGAAAAGGAAGAAACCTTGAGATATAATTTGCTGCATGAGCTCAGCGAGATCTCTCAGTTCCCCCAGAAAACCATCGTTGCCGTCTTCCTCTTTCGCCGCCATCTCTTGCGAGCTTTCTTTGTTTCACAGTCGCATGCAAGAAGAAGGAACAAAAAGTCTCGCTCCTTCTTGAGTATCAAGAAACCTTGTTCAGTTTCCCTCTCTCTCACTCTTTCAATCTTTGAGCTTTATAGTTTTTTATTTTGGGAATACGAGAAAAAATATATTCATGTTGTATTATATATTACTTTCCACATTTTATTGAAGTAGCCATTCCAGTTTTAGTCAACGTCCTCATCATAAACTTTTTGGGGTAAATACTGACTGTATCTTATAAAGTTAGTATCTGTATATATATAGTACTTTAAAAGTACGAGGGTATATTTGCAAATACTTCGTACCATATATCTGTTACCAGCAAATAAAAACTAACCGTTAAATCAAGATGAGGCTCTTGCTCCCATTCGCCTCGCCGTTATCCGCCACGTCACCGCCGTCATTACCTGAACATCCACCGCCGTCTAAAATCGAATTCTCCGGTCTAACTAAAATTTTTAAAAAATCGGCAATCGGAACACTAACCGGAGCTCTCACGCTCACTCTCGTACTATCGTCGCCGATTCCCTCCGTCGCTGCTTCCATCGATCCTTACCTATCTATGACTCCGCCTTCATTATCTCCTGATTCTTCTCCGGAAGATTGCCCTAACGAGGAAGGAGCTGATACTGAGGTGCTAGAAGATGACGTCAGGCCTCAGTTAGTAACTAACGAAGGGATTGTTGAAGAGGCGTGGGAGATTGTTAACGACGCCTTTATCGATGCTCGAAGCAATAGATGGAGTCCTGAGACTTGGCAGGTAGTTAAATAGCGATGTGGGTAATGTTAATAGCTTGATTGGTGGATAAAGGAAGGAGCTTTTATGTGTAAGGATTGAATGAATCTTTCTTGTTGTTGTTGAAACTTTGCAGAAACAGAAGGAAGAGATATTGAGTATTCCAATTAAGAGTAGATCAAAGGCTCATGAAGTGATTAAGAAAATGCTGGCTAGTTTGGGTGATCAGTACACTCGCTTTCTCTCACCAGATGAGGTTTGGATTCTATGAGTTTGGTTGATGGATGAGTCTTAAGTTGCCTCAATGAAACGACTCTTAGTTGTTGAGTCTTACTTAAGTGATCTCAGCTACTCGTTGTTTGTGTCACTTGTTGAAGTTTTTGTTAACTACATTCAGTAATTAGATTCTATGAATTTGGTTGATGGAGGAGTCTTAAGTTGTATCAGTTACACATCCCTTTTATTTTAAGTCTTTAAGTGATGGAGGACCTAGTATTAAGTAGTATCAGTTATCAATTACACATCCTTTTGGTTTTGGTTCTTGAGTGATCTCAGTAACAGACTTCTTTGTTTGTGTCACTTGTTGAAGTTCTCCAGGATGTCCAAGTATGACATTACCGGTATTGGAATAAACCTTAGAGAAGTTTCTGATGGTGGTGGAAATGTAAAGCTGAAGGTCCTTGGTCTTGTGTTGGACGGTCCTGCTGACATTGCTGGCGTGAAACAGGTTAACATATTGGTCCAGTTTCTTTGTAGTAGTTTTGTTCGTTGATGATTTCACTTAAAGAGTGTGTAATGCATTTCTCTTGCTAGGGAGATGAGATTCTTGCTGTCAATGGAGTTGATGTTAGTGGGAAATCATCATTTGAAGTATCATCTTTGTTACAAGGCCCTAGTAAAACTTTTGTGGTCCTCAAGGTATGATTCTTAATCACAGAATACAAACTAAATATATGACAACTTAATGATTATGCAACTATACGTATTGCAGGTGAAGCATGGAAAATGTGGACCTCTTAGGTCAATTAAAGTCCAGAGACAAGTTAATGCGCAGACTCCAGTCTCTTATCGTCTGGAGAAAGTTGACAACGGGAGAATCTCTGTCGGGTATATCCGTCTAAAAGAGTTCAATGCCTTGGCTAGAAAAGATTTGGTGATTGGTAAAGCCTTTTCATGTTTAGTCCTATCACATCTAAAGTTTTCAACTTGTGGTTCCATCACTTGATTAACTTGTGTGTATGCTTATATATATTTGCAGCAATGAAACGACTCCAGGACAAGGGTGCATCTTATTTCGTAATGGATCTTCGAGATAACCTTGGTGGACTTGTGCAGGCTGGAATAGAAACTGCTAAGCTGTTCCTAGATGAAGGGGATACGGTAAATCACAGAATAGCTTTACTTCAACTACGCGAAGAGATCCGTTGAAAGTTACTTAAAACTCTTGTTGTATGTTTCAACTGGGTAACAGGTGATATACACAGCCGGGAGAGATACGGAGACTCAAAAGATAGTTGTTGCAGATAAAAAACCATTGATCACTGCCCCTCTTATTGTATGTGATTGATCATGTAAGCCTTTCAAATTTCCATGATATGAAACTTTTTTGAATCATGAGCTGATTTGAATCCTTATCACTGTTGCAGGTAATGGTAAATAACAGAACAGCAAGTGCTAGTGAAATTGTGAGTAATCTTAATAGACATAATCCACGGAGACCGTCTTCTTTTGGATCAGTTAAATGAAATGAGCTCGTCTGTCTTATTTTTTCAGGTGGCCTCTGCACTTCATGATAACTGTAAAGCAATTCTTGTGGGCGAAAGAACTTATGGAAAGGTTACTCCAAAGTCTTATTATATTGAATCTATAGGTTTGAAAATGTTTTTGATCATCTTCTTGTGGGTTGAATTTTTACGGGTTGCAGGGTTTGATTCAATCGGTGTTCGAGCTCCGGGATGGTTCAGGAGTTGTTGTGACAATAGGAAAGTATGTCACACCAAACCATATAGACATCAATGGTGGTGGAATTGAACCTGATTTCAGAAACTTACCAGGTTCACTTAATCTCTGAATCTTTTGATCTTTCCTCTTTTCTTTTTTGATGCCATTTGAACATTTACTCATTAACCTCGTTTTGAACTTTGTGTTGGATGATACGGTAATGACCAAAGCAGCTTGGGGGGAAGTAAAAGAACTTTTGTCTAAGTGCAACACTCTCCAACAAAGCTGAAACGTGATGACATTCATCAGACTATCTCCTGTTGTTTTTTCCCCAAACTACAGACAAAAGCAAACGATTTGCGTCTTTGGGTATACACACAAGCCTATCTAAATTTTTGGGTGTGTCGAAAATTTGAAGAAACATGTGGGGTGCAATTGATATTTTTACAAAATTGCAAGGGCTGTTTGATAATAGTATTATTCATGTGAAATTACGCTGCCAAACTTTGGACGTTTCAAAAGAAAAGAGAAGAAACTTTTTGGCTGTGGATTAATATTTTGGTTGATACTCTACAAAACCAGTGTCAGTGCAGCATATAAATGCATCCCATGATTCCAACATGGATTGCTTATTCTTAATCCAGCAGCTTTCAAAGATCACAATTTCAGTTCATGTAGTTTCTTCATAGTTTAAGAGCCTGGAAAATAAATGATATTGGGCCGTAATTTGGTCATGAGCCCAATTCATGTGTAATTCACGAACCCTAGGACACTCCTATAAAACATTTTTTTTTCCGCTGGCTAAGAGAACTCCTTTGAGATCTTACGCAAAGGAGCAAAAATGGCGGTACCGTTGCTAACGAAGAAGGTGGTGAAGAAGAGGTCTGCCAAATTCATCAGACCCCAGAGCGACCGCAGAATCACCGTCAAGGTAACCATTTCATTGTTACTGGTTTATACTTTCTCGCTGGTATTCGTGGAGCGTTATGGCCGTTACTTCCTGGAGATTGATAGTTTTGTGTGATGCTTTCACGATTAGTGATGATAGTCTAGCTTGTTCATTTTCTTGAATTATATAACAATTTAGCTGAAAATTACAAGGCTTTCTTAATAGTTTCAGTCTTCATTTGCATTTATATAACGCTCTGTGGTATCTGGTGGCCAGGATTAAACTTTTGTTTCTGGTCACTTCGTTTTTTCAAGGGCGTATAGTGAACACTCTTACAGGTCTTGCGACACAGTTTGCTTTAGTTCTTTTAACCCTGTTTACATTTCATATTCTCAAACAATCTGCTGTATTGTCTTTTTTTTTTTTTTTATTGGCCCAGACATGGTTTTGATTTGTTACTACTGTGTTCAGGAAAGCTGGAGGAGGCCAAAGGGTATTGACTCCAGAGTGAGGAGAAAGTTCAAAGGTGTCACTTTGATGCCCAATGTCGGTTACGGATCTGACAAGAAGACCCGTCACTATCTCCCCAATGGATTCAAGAAGTTCGTTGTTCACAACACAAGTGACCTTGAGTTGCTGATGATGCACAACAGGACTTACTGCGCAGAGATTGCACACAACGTTTCCACCAAGAAGAGGAAGGCTATTGTGGAGAGAGCTTCTCAGCTTGACATTGTCGTTACCAACAGGCTTGCTAGGTTGCGTAGCCAGGAAGACGAGTAAAAAATGCCTTCGGGTTTACTTTTTATCTGTCACTGACAATTTCTGCGTTTATTGTATTACCTTTCTTTCGTATTGAAGAGTAACTGAATCTTTTTTATGGTTTCCGGTTTTAATATGATCAGTAATTAAAACTCTTTTCTACAATCAATACATTTTATTTTTTAAGTAAAATACGGAATGGAGTCTTCAAATTTTTTGACCAACTTCATATTTAATGACTTACAAATTTTAAAATTCTTAACGAGTTAATCGAAGCTTATTTGTCTGTAAGTTTTTTTTATTTTGACTAATCAGCTTTCAATTTCATATGGGAAGGAAGAAAACATTACAGCCCGGATGGGAAGTTTTTTTTAAGCTTAACCAGTTAACTTAATATATGAGGCGTGGCCCATATGTCAAAAAGTAAATTTTAGAAGCAGAAGTCTCGACTGAAGTGGGAGTCTTAAAAAGCAGCTTTTCACTGCTATAGAGCCAGCCCTTGAGAGAAGTTGATGGTTAAAGAAGCCCAGAAGTAGAGATGATGAACAGACCAGTCGGTTAACCTCTTGTGAGGAACCATTGGTGAAGAAGACGACCCGCATCGTGGATTTTGTTGACGGCTACCTTTGACCTTTGCTTGGAATGTTGAATCAATAAGAAGGGCTAGTGAATCAGCTGGTCTGAAACAAGTTTTTATGAATCCGAGTGTTGTGTTCGTTCTAGAGGAAGTAAATTGTGCTTTGCCATGTGAGGATGATGAGTTCTGAAACATTGGTGGAGAGACTTTGCATGCGGTTGATCTTAGAAAACCATGACATAGTCAGGGTTGTTTGAACACGATTAAATCTTATTTATTTCTAAATAAGATTTCAAGCCTACTTTCTCTCTAATAAATCTTTAAACATTTGATATCCCTTTTAGCAAAAAGAAAAACATTTGATATCCCACTAAGCGCTGTTCATGCATTATGGAGTATAGTACGATTTTAATAGAATAAACGGCGTGAAATAAGATTTGACAGCCGAACAATATTTTATGGTTTGGTAAAAGAATATTAAGAACGATATGAAATATTTTTTAATTTGTAATTTTTCTTTTTTAAATTAAAAAATTAAATTTTGATATTGATTGAATCAACTGGTTTTGGTGGTTTTGATAAGTTTGGACGGATTTTTCATCAGTTTTCTTGGCTTAACTTAAATACGGGATTTAACATAATCCATAACCGGTTAGAAAACAAGTTGACCGGTAATTAAATTACAAATCCTTTGATTGCTAATTTTATGAATATATAAATATACAGTATTAAATTGATGTGTATAATTTGTTGCCAAAAAATTTCGTCGTGATGTGTAGAATTTAATTAAAGTGAAGTATTTCAAATAAAACCAATATTTTTGTCGTTGTTTAGTGTGGATTTCAATAAATCCGTGGGTAATAGCTATGTGATTTAGGGCCGGGCAAAAATCCAAATCCGAAAAATCAAACCGAACCCGATCCGAAAAAATAGTACCGAATCCAAACCGAAATTGATTAAATATCCGAATAGATTTAAAATTTTGGTATCTAAAGAACCGGAACCGAATCCGACTCGAACCGAAGTATTTCGGGTACCTGAATGTATCTAAAATAGATTTCTATAACCCCTATATAAATATATTTTAGATTTAATGTCTATTAAAAACATCCAAAATATATAAGATATTTTTAAATTCTCCAAAATACTTGAAAATATATACAAATAATCAAAAGTAAATGTCTAAAATAGTTAAAATATACTCAAAACATTAAAAATACTTGAAATATCTATTGATTATCTATCCAAATATTCAAACCAAATCAAATTATATGATAAGTTTAGGTATTTTGACATATGTTATTAAATTTGTATGTAATATATTATTTTGTTTATAGATTTTGAGAAATTTAAAGTATATAATGAATTTCAAAATTTTAAAAATAATTTTAATGGGTTATCCGAATCCGAACCGAACCCGCAAAGATCAAAATCGAACCTGAACCGAAAATTAGAAATAGCCAAATGAGACTGAAATCTTTGATCCCAAAAACCCGAAACCTGAAAAGATCCGAATCGAATCCGAATGGATACCCAAACGCTTACCCCTATGTGATTTGAAAAGTACGGTCACTTGTAAGAACTGCAAACATAGTTTATTGCTCCGTTTGAAAAGCAAGACAAGTGTCATTGGTAAATGGTAACCACGTACGTTTTTCTCAAATCTCAAATGAACACCGCATTAAGTGATGTCGACATGCATTATAAAACGACCAAAGTTACAAACTTTTGACTTTGTGATGTGAGAGAAACTTTACATTTTAATCGCCGACCCAACACTAAAATTATATTTTAACGTAATTTTAACGCTAAAATTTTTTCTAATCTTAACACTAAAATCAGACCATTTTATTGCACCACCATAATTTCACATCAAATTTAATGTGATATTATTCACCACATTAAAATACTATTTACCTTTCTAAAACATTATTCACTTATTTTATCAATAAAATATGCAACTAAATAAATTGCAAATAAAAATATAAATACATATAATATTATAATATAGGTTTTAGTGTTAAGTTTGGTGTTGTGATTGGAGAAAAACTTATTTTTAGTGTTAAAACTATATTAAACTAGTGTGATTTTAACACTAAAATAGTGTCATGTATCAAAGATGCTCTAAGATAGGGAAAAGAAAACACTAAAAAATAGTCGTGAGTTGTGTTAAAGTCATGAAACAGTAGAAATGAGTGGAACTTCTTTCGTAATGTTTGAACAGTCAAAAGTTGCATCATAATATTTCGAGAAACAATAAGGTAATTGTTAAGCTACTAAAAGCATGATTAACCCATAATCCCATTTGAGTTTCTTATTCATTATTTTAGTAATTAAAAGTAAATAAAAACCATAGTTAAAAGCTTTATTGATTTTTGGTAGTCTCTTATTTTAAAGTTCTTAAAAAAAAAAAAAACATTGTTCCCTTTGTGCTAAACCACTTAATGGCACATGCTTCATGGACAAGTCTGAGATCACCTTTGCAGCTGCACTCCATTTTCAGAGTGTTGCCTTCTTCACATACGTCTAGGCAGATTCTGCGTACCGCTTCTTCTTCTGGAATCTCTTCATCGGTTTCTTCCGTAGGAACTGGAGAGGTTTCATCTGCCAATGAAGGAGTAGTAAACACCATCAGCAGCGTAAGATGCCAACACTCAACAATTCAGATGATAAAACATGTACCTGCATTTGTCTCAGACGAAACATGAGCTTTGTGGTTGTCAAAAGAAATGGATCTCACAATCACAAGAAGAGAATAGTTTGTGATGTATAATAGTATTATCTTTGGTGTCTCTTTTAACTTACATGAGAATAGTTTGTGCAACTCTTGACACCACCCGTCCCACCAGAATGAGCTTTGTGATGCTTATGATCAACTTTTAGGTTCAGACCTGTGCTCCCCTACAAGACTCAACCATTTCAGTTCTAAGGAGTCTTTTGGCAGGAACACAAATTAGTTCAAACCAGCAGCAGCAACACAGAAACTCACCTTGTGGTAATCTCCTACGGGAGATGCGTAAATGAGAAACGTGTACACAGAAACCAGCCTTTTAATCCTCTTATCTTCTCATGGTACTAAAGCTAATACCAGCTTATCAATACCCCCGCCTTTGAAAAGAAGCTTGACCCCAACCTTCTAGGTATAACACTGCTTTGTTTCTGAACTTAAACCACCAATCCTTGCGTCTCCATCGGTGCCAAATGTTGTGAACTCTTTGCAGTGTAGTCCGAGCTAATGACAGACCCAACAAAGCCAGAACTCCGAAGCACACATTGTTCTGCAGCAACACAATGACTCCATTGTGCAACCTTTGAGGCAGCCATGGTCTCTGTATCTCTGGTTTGAACTGCAGAAACCCCCCCCACTGATGTTTTATGTGAAACGTAACATCACCCGCTGTAACTTCCTTGAGCTCATGCATAACTTGTTGCATTTCCATCTTCAGTCTCTGTCCATAGGCACACTGGCCCTGAATACTGCCACAACGTGCTGCTTGTAACTCTCTATATTTCCAGAAATGCCACACAGCAAAATAATCTTTTTGTTCAACACTTGCAGGGTACCAAAAGAGCAGAATCAATTGCACAACCAAATGGTGCTCACTCCACAGCTCGTTCTGAAGTGACAACAGGAAAGCAAGATCAACCAGGCAATCCCTCTTTGAGTTTGCAACCACTGTGAGAAAAAACCTTGTGATACAGCGCAACACAACATACTCAGCTTCACCTCTAGCCGATATGAAGTAATTCCAATACGCCACTGCCGTTGCTGCATCGGAAACTCAGCAAACTCCACACAATAAGTTTGTTATCTATCTCCTGCAGCACCATCCTTACTGATAATACTCAACAAGGCATCAAAGATCGAATAAGAAACATAATCCATTCCCGTGTTCTTCTCAACATAATGCTTTTCTTCATATTTGTATTTGAAACGCCAAGTCTTGTAATACTTCTCATGTTGTATCTGCTCACTTTCTAAATGTGCCATAAGAACAGCAGCATATCGTTGCACTTCTGTAAGCTTTCAGACCTTCAAATAGTCCCTACAAATCCAAGGTTTCTCTCAAACTCTTATATATACATGTATAAACACTAAATTTCTAAGCTTTTGCTCCCTTATACACTATAAAATATCAAACAACATTTTACAAAATATATGAATCTACAAAACAGTGAGATTTGGCATGCAAAGCAAATAAACGTTTTTGATTTTACGATCAGAACAAGTTATAAGAGAGAAGAGAACCTGGCCATAGTTGAGAATAGGAGAACAAGGGCTGATTGAAATGTCACCATAAGGAACAATCTTCCCTTCTGTGAAACTCTCTCCTTGTCTGCACTTCGCCACATACATGCAATCTGTCGGAATCAGAGAGAATCCGAGCTCTTCCCATTTCACATTCGCATACTTGTCATCGCCTTTACTGTTTCAACATGAGACATATCAAAGATTCAGGAGATTAGTAATAAAAAGGATTGATTTTTACAATAAAGGTTGATGATTTTGTTATACCTTGTACGAAGAGGTGATGAAGAAGGTTGCACAGATGAAGCCATGGAAGGAGGCAGACAGAGACAGAGAGAGAAAGCAGCGAAGTGAAGTATAGAGAGAGAGGCTTGGAGTGGTGAC
It encodes:
- the LOC106317408 gene encoding uncharacterized protein LOC106317408, which produces MAAKEEDGNDGFLGELRDLAELMQQIISQDEVDESEKKGVGQDGENKLNSDETSNEQGTSNHQLAGLSATYNVLVAYTKSDLANLEPRNVSVSSGEAVSSLSVPSSDMASKYKLPDDEEVTNPIDYSSSDYDVVRYQLSLLSLENDDSKEYASLKQCMTKIDSSSLDHLKAEQAHEHASDFTFDIRKPVINPAQAPPKQSLQRQNAMHRQRHTSELDPGYSASSLNQPMPTRQSITTTASSHGRRPSVSMTKALITSTEFVPQTQRNPHYSQRQVPSGQYGNITNSPYSPPNQNESYNMPPSAAAFQQQGGSNMAHNGNVITFPYGLPEQNDSYNMPQYSAVSIAPYAYGSVNLFGTSTDNIAADSRFGYEGGLSRNHFSSLQQHQSGDSFVWPLSSRRSRQQRQQQLRSDFFATLNQQNDRSDPSDQTQQRLFPRDN
- the LOC106319298 gene encoding carboxyl-terminal-processing peptidase 1, chloroplastic gives rise to the protein MRLLLPFASPLSATSPPSLPEHPPPSKIEFSGLTKIFKKSAIGTLTGALTLTLVLSSPIPSVAASIDPYLSMTPPSLSPDSSPEDCPNEEGADTEVLEDDVRPQLVTNEGIVEEAWEIVNDAFIDARSNRWSPETWQKQKEEILSIPIKSRSKAHEVIKKMLASLGDQYTRFLSPDEFSRMSKYDITGIGINLREVSDGGGNVKLKVLGLVLDGPADIAGVKQGDEILAVNGVDVSGKSSFEVSSLLQGPSKTFVVLKVKHGKCGPLRSIKVQRQVNAQTPVSYRLEKVDNGRISVGYIRLKEFNALARKDLVIAMKRLQDKGASYFVMDLRDNLGGLVQAGIETAKLFLDEGDTVIYTAGRDTETQKIVVADKKPLITAPLIVMVNNRTASASEIVASALHDNCKAILVGERTYGKGLIQSVFELRDGSGVVVTIGKYVTPNHIDINGGGIEPDFRNLPAWGEVKELLSKCNTLQQS
- the LOC106319299 gene encoding 60S ribosomal protein L32-1, translated to MAVPLLTKKVVKKRSAKFIRPQSDRRITVKESWRRPKGIDSRVRRKFKGVTLMPNVGYGSDKKTRHYLPNGFKKFVVHNTSDLELLMMHNRTYCAEIAHNVSTKKRKAIVERASQLDIVVTNRLARLRSQEDE